A genome region from Panicum virgatum strain AP13 chromosome 4K, P.virgatum_v5, whole genome shotgun sequence includes the following:
- the LOC120702144 gene encoding uncharacterized protein LOC120702144 gives MAAGERLDRAWLPAAGGPVLRGSRAQAEGLAGGLVERGSWLVADLVPPSTAVDLQAPLDDMTGLPLIMCPTCKDVWVFTGTTTKSQYNIGKRFFKCPRQGYGNGRCSSYWFEEEYVVYLEDHGYLLPASSTIAAASTTEVPKLVGKIDSLEQNLNEVKEMVGKNREGLGSCICLVCGCVNVTIFVVLAIGLVVAVLK, from the exons ATGGCTGCCGGCGAGAGACTGGACCGAGcgtggctgccggcggcgggtggGCCGGTGTTGCGTGGCAGCCGGGCGCAGGCGGAGGGGTTGGCGGGCGGCCTGGTGGAGCGCGGCAGCTGGCTAGTGGCGGATCTCG TGCCTCCGTCCACTGCTGTCGATCTGCAGGCGCCGCTTGATGATATGACCGGGTTACCATTGATTATGTGCCCGACTTGCAAGGATGTGTGGGTGTTTACTGGTACTACCACGAAGTCTCAGTATAATATTGGAAAGAGGTTTTTCAAGTGCCCCCGGCAAGGCTATGGAAAT GGGAGATGTTCCAGCTATTGGTTCGAGGAGGAATATGTGGTGTACCTTGAGGATCATGGTTATCTACTTCCAGCTTCCTCGACCATTGCAGCTGCTTCGACAACAGAAGTTCCTAAGCTGGTGGGAAAAATTGATAGCTTGGAACAAAATCTGAACGAGGTGAAGGAAATGGTTGGCAAGAATAGGGAAGGCTTGGGAAGTTGCATTTGTCTTGTGTGTGGATGTGTGAATGTAACAATATTCGTGGTGTTGGCCATTGGCTTGGTTGTAGCTGTATTGAAGTAG